One genomic window of Magnolia sinica isolate HGM2019 chromosome 3, MsV1, whole genome shotgun sequence includes the following:
- the LOC131240936 gene encoding phospholipase D beta 1-like gives MEIALKIANKIKANERFSAYLVIPMWPEGDPTSVPTQRILFWQNKTMQMMYDIIYKALEEVGLEKTYVPQDYLNFFCLGNREAADGTDASCGSPAANTPQVILLFLKPFL, from the exons ATGGAAATTGCTCTTAAGATTGCAAACAAGATCAAAGCGAATGAGAGATTTTCTGCCTATTTAGTTATCCCAATGTGGCCTGAAGGTGATCCGACAAGTGTTCCTACACAGAGGATTCTTTTTTGGCAG AATAAAACAATGCAAATGATGTATGACATAATTTATAAGGCCTTGGAAGAGGTTGGGCTCGAGAAAACATATGTGCCACAAGATTATTTGAATTTTTTCTGCCTTGGCAATCGTGAGGCTGCAGATGGAACTGATGCTTCATGTGGAAGTCCTGCGGCAAACACTCCCCAAGTAATTCTTTTGTTCCTGAAGCCTTTTTTGTAG